Genomic segment of Myxococcus stipitatus:
CGGACAATCATGACAGAGGTTGTCATATTCACCCCGCTAGGGTGCCTCTCGTCGCCGGCGAACCGCGCGTCCGCGCTTCACCCCGCCGGCCAGGGAGACACCATGAAGAAGCCACTCGAAGGACGCATTGCCCTCGTCGCGGGAGCCACCCGTGGCGCGGGACGAGGCATCGCCACCCGGCTGGGTGAAGCCGGCGCCACCGTCTACTGCTCGGGCCGCAGCGTCCGAGGCCAGCCCGCCTCCGGCCCCAAGCGCCCGGAGACCCTCGAGGAGACCGCCGAGCAGGTCACCGCCCTGGGCGGAAAGGGCATCGCCGTGCGGTGCGACCACACCGTCGACGCGCAGGTCATCGCCCTGCGCGACCGCATCCAACAGGAGCATGGCCGCCTCGACATCCTCGTGAACGACATCTGGGGCTGCGACACCATCTCCGAGTTCGGCGTGCCCTTCTGGAAGCTGAACCCGGACCACGCTCGCACCATGCTGGAGCGCGCGGTGCTCACCCACCTCATCACCAGCCGGTACCTCGTCCCGGTCATGCTCCCCCGGAACCAGGGGCTCATCGTCGAAATCACCGACGGAGACCACTTCGGCTACCGCGGCAGCCTCTACTACGACCTCGCGAAGATGAGCGTCATCCGCCTGGCCTTCTCCATGTCGCGAGACCTGCGCCGCACGGGCATCACCGCCCTCGCCGTGACGCCCGGCTTCCTGCGCTCCGAGGAGATGCTCGAGAACTTCGGCGTCACCGAGGCCAACTGGCGCGACGCCGCGAAGACCGAGCCGGACTTCATCGCCTCCGAATCCCCGTCCTACGTCGGCCGGGCCGTGGCCGCGCTCGCCGCGGACCCCCACGTCGGCTCCAAGGCCGGCCGCGTCTTCAGCTCCTGGGCCCTGGCCCGCGAGTACGGCTTCACCGACCTGGATGGCTCCACGCCCCACTGGGGAGACCACTTCGCCCGCGCCTATCCCGGCAGCCCCTACCGCGTCGCCGACGAGGCCGCCTACTTCACCTGGCGTGACAGCCCCATCGAGAGCGTCCGCCCCAACTGGCCGGAGGAGTGAGGCTCAGACATCCTGTTTCATGGCTCGGCGTACCTTGGCCTACACGGGCCAAGGGGCGCTGGCCGCTCACGGTGCGCCCGCGACCGGCCAGGGGCTCCGGGTGACGGTTGGCCCACGCTGGCGTGGACGCGGCGCGGCGCCACCAGTAGGGTGCGCGGCCTGAATGGAACGCCCCCAAGTGGTTTCTGCCCTCGAAATGCAGGTCAAGGCTCGGCCCGTGCCGCGCCACGTGGGCATCATCATGGATGGCAACGGTCGGTGGGCGGAGTCGCGGGGTCTGGAGCGACTGGAGGGGCACCGTGAGGGTAGCGCCAGTGTACGCGAAGTCACCCGCACCGCGCGCCGCGTGGGCATCCAGGCGCTGACCCTCTACGCCTTTTCCTCACAGAACTGGGCCCGCCCCGCAGAGGAGGTCGCGGGGCTGATGGACCTGCTGCGCGACTACCTGGAGCGCGAGCGGCCCGAAATCCTGGACAACGGCATCCGGCTCAACGCGGTGGGAGATGTGGGACGTCTGCCGCGCTTCGTGAGGGAGCCGCTGGACCGGCTCATCGCCGATTCGGCGAGCAACACCGGCATGGTGCTGTCGCTGGCGCTGTCCTACGGCGGGCGGGAGGAGATCCTCCACGCCGCCAGCCGGATGGCGGAGGCCATCTCCCGGGGCGAGCTGTCCGCGGGCCGGGTGGAAGAGTCCGACTTCGAGTCCTTTCTCTGGACGAATGGGTTGCCCCCGCTGGACCTGGTGGTCCGCACCAGCGGCGAGCAGCGCATCTCCAACTTCCTCCTCTGGCAGATGGCATACGCGGAGCTGTGCTTCAGCGACGCCCTCTGGCCGGACTTCCGCACCGAAGAGTTTCTCCGCTGCGTGTCCCAGTACCAGCAGCGAGAGCGGCGCTTCGGTCTGACCTCCGCGCAGGTCAAGCGGGAGGACACCCCCCAGCGGGCCAAGGCGTGAACGACAAGAACCGAAACCTCGTCGTGCGCATCGTGACGGCGCTGACGCTCCTGCCGCTCGTGGTGCTGCTCCTCTTCCTCGGCGGCGTGTGGAGCGCGGGCTTGTTGGGCCTCGCCGCGGCCGCGTGCGTGGGGGAGTACTACCTCATCGTGCAGAAGCGGCTGACGGTCGCCGCGTGGGTGGGCATGGCCTTCGCGGCCGTGATGCCCTTCCTTCCCCTCAAGGACGCCGCGCGCACGGGAGAGACGGCCTTCTGGCTCACCGTCGTCTTCGCGTTCTTCGCGTGGATCTACCACCTCTTCAAGGGCCCCCTCGCGGAGGCCCCCACGCGCACCGCCCACCTGGTCAACGGCTTCCTCTATGGCGCCGTGGGCCTCACCGCGCTGTCGGCCCTGCGCCTGCTGCCGGACCACGGCCTCGCGTGGGTCATCTGCGCGCTGACGATCACCTGGGCCAACGACACCGCCGCCTACTTCTTCGGTCGCTTCCTGGGGCGCCACAAGCTCTACCCCGAGGTGAGTCCGAACAAGACGTGGGAGGGGTTCTACGGCGGCATGTTGGGCTCGGTGGGCGGCATGTTCATCGCCCGGGCCTTCTTCTTCCCCGTCTTCACCGTGTGGGACTGCGTGCTCCTGGGCGTCGCCGGAGGGCTCCTGGGCCCGGTGGGCGACCTGTGCGAGTCCATGCTCAAGCGCGCCTATGGCGTGAAGGACTCCGGGGTGCTCATCCCGGGGCACGGCGGCGTGTTGGACCGCATCGACGCGCTGCTCTTCAATGCGCCCTTGGTGTTCGTCTACGTGCAGTTCGTGCGCGGATGGCTGCCGTAGAAGCGTGAGATTTCGCTCGCCCGCCTGGCTGGCGACCCCGGATGTGCGTTGTCCGTCCGGGGGCTCACGATTACTCTTGCCGCCATGCCCTCACTTCAGAACCTGGGGTTCTTCATCCTGTTGCTCGGCGTGCTCGTGACGGTGCACGAGCTCGGCCATTTCCTCGTGGCGAAGGCCTGCGGGGTGAAGGTCCTCAAGTTCTCCATCGGCTTCGGGCCGAAGCTCATCGGCTTCGTGAAGGGTGAGACCGAGTACCAGATCGCCATCCTCCCCCTGGGCGGCTTCGTGAAGATGGCCGGCGACCTGCCCCACGAGGAGCTGGGCCCGGATGAAGCCAAGCGAGGTTTCCTGGCGCAGCCCCCCTGGAAGCGCGGACTCATCGTCCTGGCGGGGCCGGCCTTCAACCTCATCTTCCCCGTCATCGTCTATTTCTTCGTGTTCCTGGGGCCGCACCAGGCGACGTCCACCCTGGTGGGGTACGTGGAGCCGGGCATGCCCGCCTCCTCCGCCGGCCTGCGCCCCGGAGACCGGGTGCTGTCCGTGGAAGGGGTGCCCGTGCGCACGTTCGAGGACATGCGCGACACCTTCGTCGGCCGCTTCGAGCGCCCGATTCCCATCGTCGTCGAGCGCGACGGCAAGCCCGTGACGCTCACCGTGTCGCCCATCAAGAGCACGGAGACGTCGCCCATCGACACCGTGGAGCGTGGCCTCATCGGCGTCCTGCCGCTGGCCAAGCCGCCCATGGTGGGCGTGCCCCCGGGCTCCCCGGCCGAGGCCGCGGGCCTGCGCACCTTCGACCGCGTGTTGAGCGTCAACGGCACGCATGTCCCGGACGAGGCCCGGCTGTACCAGGAGCTGGGCCGTCACCCCGAGGGCGAGTCGCTCAAGGTCGTCGTGCGGCGCATGCAGGTCGTCGAGGCCGGCGTGGTGAAGGGGCAGGCGTCGAACGTGGTGGAGGTGACGGTGCCCCGTCAGCCGGGCGTGGGCCTGGCGGCGCTGGGCGCGGAGCCGGCGGACCTGTACGTGGCGACGGTGGTGCCGGGCAGCGCGGCGGACAAGGCCGGCCTGAAGCAGGGCGACCGCGTGGTGTCGCTCAACGGCGAGGCCCTGCCGTCCTTCCGCATGCTGGACGTGAAGCTCAGCGGCGCGGAGGCCAAGCCCTTCTCGCTGACGTGGCGGGGCGTGGGGGGCGAGCAGACGCAGACGCTGTCCCAGGCGCCGCTGACGGCCGAGGACTCGATGGGGCAGGAGACCACGAAGCTGTCGCTGGGCGCGCGCGGGTGGGCGCTCCTGGACGCGGACGTGGCGAAGGCGGACGAGGTGACGGTGCACCTGGGGCCCGGCGCGGCGCTGAAGCAGGCCGCCATCGTCGTCCCGAAGATCGTGGGGCAGATGGTGAAGGTGCTCGCGGGGCTGGTGACGCGCGACGTGCCGCTGAGCACGGTGGGCGGCCCCATCATGATGTACCAGCTCGCCGCCAAGAGCGCCGAGCAGGGGTTGGACTCGTTCCTCAACCTGATGGCCATCATCTCCATCAACCTGGGCGTGATGAACCTCTTGCCCATCCCCGTGCTGGATGGCTTCGCGCTGCTGTCCGCCGCGTGGGAGGGCATCCGCCGCCGCCCCATCCCCGTGCGCGTGCGCGAGGCCGCCAACATGGTGGGCCTGGCGCTGCTCATCCTCCTGATGCTGCTGGTCTTCACCAACGACATCACCCGCTAGAGGCCCCATGCGCGCGACGACCCTTGTCCTTCTCCTGGCGCTGGGGTTGTCCACGGCGTGTGCCTCGCGCGCGGCGAAGCCGGACCGGCCCGAGGACGTGGGGCCGGAGCCGGGCTCGCCTCGGGTGACGAAGCGCGAGCAGATGCCTCGCTCGTATCTGGGGGAGGGGCTGGCCTCGTTTTACGGCCCCGGGCTGCATGGCCGTCCCACGGCGAGCGGGGAGCGCTTCAACCAGAACGCGCTCACGGCCGCGCACCGCAAGGCGCGCTTCGGCTCGTGCCTGCGCGTGGT
This window contains:
- a CDS encoding SDR family oxidoreductase; the encoded protein is MKKPLEGRIALVAGATRGAGRGIATRLGEAGATVYCSGRSVRGQPASGPKRPETLEETAEQVTALGGKGIAVRCDHTVDAQVIALRDRIQQEHGRLDILVNDIWGCDTISEFGVPFWKLNPDHARTMLERAVLTHLITSRYLVPVMLPRNQGLIVEITDGDHFGYRGSLYYDLAKMSVIRLAFSMSRDLRRTGITALAVTPGFLRSEEMLENFGVTEANWRDAAKTEPDFIASESPSYVGRAVAALAADPHVGSKAGRVFSSWALAREYGFTDLDGSTPHWGDHFARAYPGSPYRVADEAAYFTWRDSPIESVRPNWPEE
- the uppS gene encoding polyprenyl diphosphate synthase, with the translated sequence MERPQVVSALEMQVKARPVPRHVGIIMDGNGRWAESRGLERLEGHREGSASVREVTRTARRVGIQALTLYAFSSQNWARPAEEVAGLMDLLRDYLERERPEILDNGIRLNAVGDVGRLPRFVREPLDRLIADSASNTGMVLSLALSYGGREEILHAASRMAEAISRGELSAGRVEESDFESFLWTNGLPPLDLVVRTSGEQRISNFLLWQMAYAELCFSDALWPDFRTEEFLRCVSQYQQRERRFGLTSAQVKREDTPQRAKA
- a CDS encoding phosphatidate cytidylyltransferase, which translates into the protein MNDKNRNLVVRIVTALTLLPLVVLLLFLGGVWSAGLLGLAAAACVGEYYLIVQKRLTVAAWVGMAFAAVMPFLPLKDAARTGETAFWLTVVFAFFAWIYHLFKGPLAEAPTRTAHLVNGFLYGAVGLTALSALRLLPDHGLAWVICALTITWANDTAAYFFGRFLGRHKLYPEVSPNKTWEGFYGGMLGSVGGMFIARAFFFPVFTVWDCVLLGVAGGLLGPVGDLCESMLKRAYGVKDSGVLIPGHGGVLDRIDALLFNAPLVFVYVQFVRGWLP
- the rseP gene encoding RIP metalloprotease RseP, giving the protein MPSLQNLGFFILLLGVLVTVHELGHFLVAKACGVKVLKFSIGFGPKLIGFVKGETEYQIAILPLGGFVKMAGDLPHEELGPDEAKRGFLAQPPWKRGLIVLAGPAFNLIFPVIVYFFVFLGPHQATSTLVGYVEPGMPASSAGLRPGDRVLSVEGVPVRTFEDMRDTFVGRFERPIPIVVERDGKPVTLTVSPIKSTETSPIDTVERGLIGVLPLAKPPMVGVPPGSPAEAAGLRTFDRVLSVNGTHVPDEARLYQELGRHPEGESLKVVVRRMQVVEAGVVKGQASNVVEVTVPRQPGVGLAALGAEPADLYVATVVPGSAADKAGLKQGDRVVSLNGEALPSFRMLDVKLSGAEAKPFSLTWRGVGGEQTQTLSQAPLTAEDSMGQETTKLSLGARGWALLDADVAKADEVTVHLGPGAALKQAAIVVPKIVGQMVKVLAGLVTRDVPLSTVGGPIMMYQLAAKSAEQGLDSFLNLMAIISINLGVMNLLPIPVLDGFALLSAAWEGIRRRPIPVRVREAANMVGLALLILLMLLVFTNDITR
- a CDS encoding septal ring lytic transglycosylase RlpA family protein — protein: MRATTLVLLLALGLSTACASRAAKPDRPEDVGPEPGSPRVTKREQMPRSYLGEGLASFYGPGLHGRPTASGERFNQNALTAAHRKARFGSCLRVVNMENGRSVEVRVNDRGPFVEGRIVDVSQAAAAKLGMLDKGVVRVRLYRCADNVSEIPRAMWAAPV